The following proteins are encoded in a genomic region of Candidatus Eisenbacteria bacterium:
- a CDS encoding endonuclease/exonuclease/phosphatase family protein gives MMLRLLSYNIRYGGTGREAALASTISSVSPDVVIFQEATRPDVIARLADATGMKHWGAKRGRSVGFMSRFGVKQHEWRQPPPSRRAFLEVELAPSEAAGMVVRLFGIHLSALHSNWTERIRMAELKAMLDEIEEYDGGLSVVLGDFNTLAPGEKLDVNRLPPHLRILAWLGGQTIRWQTIQSMLDAHYVDAYRFLHPLDPGHTFPTWDPHLRLDYAFLPAAATTRLSRCEVINGAAASAASDHLPLLVEFEV, from the coding sequence ATGATGCTTCGACTCCTGAGTTACAACATCCGCTACGGCGGAACCGGACGCGAGGCGGCTCTGGCTTCGACCATCTCCTCGGTCTCTCCCGACGTCGTCATCTTCCAGGAAGCGACCCGGCCCGACGTGATCGCTCGCCTCGCCGACGCCACGGGCATGAAGCACTGGGGGGCGAAGCGGGGGCGCTCGGTGGGCTTCATGAGCCGCTTCGGGGTCAAGCAGCATGAATGGCGGCAGCCTCCGCCGAGCCGGCGCGCCTTTCTGGAGGTGGAGCTGGCCCCATCCGAAGCCGCAGGGATGGTCGTGCGCCTGTTCGGGATCCATCTGAGCGCGCTCCACAGCAACTGGACCGAGCGGATCCGGATGGCGGAGCTCAAAGCCATGCTCGACGAGATCGAGGAGTACGACGGCGGGCTGAGTGTCGTGCTCGGGGACTTCAACACGCTGGCGCCGGGCGAGAAGCTCGACGTGAACCGGCTGCCTCCGCACTTGCGCATTCTGGCCTGGCTCGGCGGCCAGACCATCCGCTGGCAGACGATCCAGTCGATGCTCGACGCTCACTACGTGGATGCGTATCGATTCCTGCATCCGCTCGATCCCGGCCACACCTTCCCCACCTGGGACCCCCATCTCCGGCTCGACTACGCATTCCTGCCCGCTGCGGCCACCACACGCCTTTCGCGCTGCGAGGTCATCAACGGCGCGGCGGCATCGGCCGCCTCGGACCATCTGCCGCTGCTCGTGGAGTTCGAGGTCTAG
- a CDS encoding OmpA family protein, whose protein sequence is MRTTIWTLFAAALLTASSAFASGGAKGDFELGIYGGYGWLDDHGDFQPKDDMLYGARLGYFLSRHWSFEGIAQRFPTEPNEEVVVPGLVGAKVQADALRFNGLYNFIGSDHFRPFLTAGIGKESFNVEDGATDATMVESDDISWNAGAGFRWYMTPALNLRADGRYVRVHNDEFDEDQGNVEATLGLGLTFGGGGMSAAVAEVAPTPNQPPTVTCAVERSEILPGESVNVVATASDPEGDPLTYQWTASSGRVTGNMTSAAFDFSGATPPANATITVRVTDNHGNTATSDCAVAMAAPAPKAEAVSCLAAGFPSNASRITNVDKACLDDVAQRLSTDPRATVTIIGYADSRERSAQRIGQQRAEAVRAYLTERGVESSRITVRSAAATNPVEAGTDASSLARNRRVEVWFVPEGTTIPSGGQ, encoded by the coding sequence ATGCGAACCACCATTTGGACGCTTTTCGCCGCGGCGCTCCTCACGGCGAGTTCCGCCTTCGCCAGTGGCGGCGCAAAAGGCGATTTCGAGCTCGGCATCTACGGCGGCTATGGATGGCTGGACGATCACGGTGATTTCCAGCCCAAGGACGACATGCTCTATGGCGCGCGACTCGGATACTTCCTTTCGCGTCACTGGAGCTTCGAAGGCATCGCTCAGCGCTTCCCCACGGAGCCGAACGAAGAAGTCGTCGTGCCGGGTCTGGTAGGCGCGAAAGTGCAGGCCGATGCGCTTCGCTTCAACGGCTTGTACAACTTCATTGGCAGTGACCATTTCCGGCCGTTCCTGACGGCAGGCATCGGCAAGGAGTCCTTCAACGTCGAAGACGGAGCCACCGATGCAACGATGGTCGAGTCGGATGACATCAGCTGGAACGCCGGAGCGGGCTTCCGCTGGTACATGACTCCTGCCCTCAATCTGCGTGCCGATGGACGCTACGTTCGCGTGCACAACGACGAGTTCGACGAGGACCAGGGCAACGTCGAGGCGACGCTCGGGCTCGGGCTGACGTTCGGCGGGGGCGGAATGTCCGCGGCCGTCGCCGAGGTCGCGCCGACGCCCAACCAGCCACCGACGGTGACTTGTGCGGTCGAGCGCTCGGAGATCCTTCCGGGTGAGAGCGTGAACGTCGTCGCCACGGCGTCGGACCCCGAAGGCGATCCACTGACCTACCAGTGGACCGCGAGCAGCGGACGGGTGACGGGCAACATGACGAGCGCCGCGTTCGACTTCTCGGGCGCCACGCCGCCGGCCAACGCCACGATCACGGTGCGGGTCACGGACAATCACGGCAATACCGCGACCTCCGACTGCGCGGTCGCGATGGCGGCGCCGGCCCCGAAGGCCGAAGCCGTGTCGTGTCTCGCGGCCGGCTTCCCGAGCAACGCCTCGCGCATCACCAACGTCGACAAGGCATGCCTCGACGACGTCGCGCAGCGGCTCTCGACCGATCCGCGGGCCACGGTCACGATCATCGGCTACGCGGACAGCCGCGAGCGCTCGGCTCAGCGAATCGGGCAGCAGCGCGCCGAAGCGGTGAGGGCGTATCTCACCGAGCGCGGCGTCGAGTCTTCGCGCATCACGGTGCGCTCGGCGGCGGCGACCAATCCGGTCGAGGCCGGGACGGACGCTTCGTCGCTGGCTCGCAACCGTCGCGTGGAAGTGTGGTTCGTTCCCGAAGGCACCACGATCCCGAGCGGTGGTCAGTAA
- a CDS encoding YCF48-related protein, with the protein MNRLSLVITLLTVAWLPVETRAQSWMPVGPPGGNVRALVADPARPHRLYLGTGSSTFYRSDDGGRRWVRSSQGFPVKGCSLDEIVVGRNGAVFVGYWEINGRGGGVARSDDGGRSFTILKGISGESVRALAVCPADRQVIAAGTLTGVFLSADGGQSWRRITPEGHADLRNVGSVAFNPTDPRSLYVGTWHLGWMTTDAGASWQPMHRGMEDDSDVMTLTVDPRDPSTLYATACTGIYRALRPGGPWTQLKGIPEGKRRTRAFALDGVDGNVLLAGTTTGLWISEDRGSVWRRVTPTELVINALVVRPDGTILLGTEDAGVLRSSDRGESWTASNEGFSERFVTRMLFDDASNRLLIAVRGDARHGGVFASSGVRGPWTRLAEGLEGRQVLSLAVLGGTLFAGTDQGIFARGPRATIWTPMPMRLGKSASSPRVTELIAQRPDGLLAATSQGIARTRDGRQWTQPAIDTGEEIQALAVSPREPDLVLAATSRGFFRSTDAGATWRFVSARLKGITPHEIAFLPTDDRVLFATTSAGLYRSDDQGETWRQVGGGIPHSDLVGIAIHPDGRTMWVADFTWGGIFRSTDVGESWKRMPVEGLASDRVWTMGFDPGTPDWLLVGASSGGLHLLVSP; encoded by the coding sequence ATGAACCGCCTCTCGCTCGTCATCACACTCCTTACGGTCGCGTGGCTCCCGGTGGAGACTCGCGCCCAGAGCTGGATGCCCGTGGGCCCTCCGGGCGGAAACGTGCGCGCGCTCGTGGCCGATCCCGCGCGGCCCCATCGCCTCTATCTCGGCACCGGATCGAGCACGTTCTATCGCTCGGACGACGGCGGCCGGCGCTGGGTGCGCTCGAGTCAGGGTTTTCCGGTCAAGGGCTGCAGCCTGGACGAGATCGTGGTGGGACGGAACGGCGCTGTGTTCGTCGGATACTGGGAGATCAACGGGCGAGGTGGCGGTGTGGCGCGGAGCGACGACGGCGGCCGCTCCTTCACCATCTTGAAGGGGATCTCGGGTGAGTCGGTCCGGGCGCTTGCCGTGTGTCCCGCCGATCGGCAGGTGATCGCGGCCGGGACGCTGACCGGGGTGTTCCTGTCTGCCGATGGCGGTCAGTCGTGGCGCCGCATCACGCCGGAAGGCCACGCCGACCTGCGCAACGTGGGATCGGTGGCCTTCAATCCCACCGATCCACGCTCGCTCTATGTCGGCACATGGCACCTCGGCTGGATGACGACGGACGCCGGCGCGAGCTGGCAGCCGATGCATCGCGGCATGGAGGACGACTCGGACGTCATGACGCTGACCGTCGACCCGCGTGATCCGAGCACGCTCTACGCCACGGCATGCACCGGCATCTATCGGGCGCTGCGTCCCGGCGGTCCCTGGACGCAGCTCAAGGGCATTCCCGAAGGCAAGCGGCGCACGCGCGCCTTCGCGCTCGACGGCGTGGACGGCAACGTGCTGCTGGCCGGCACCACGACGGGCCTGTGGATCAGCGAGGACCGTGGCTCGGTGTGGCGTCGCGTCACGCCGACCGAGTTGGTGATCAACGCTCTGGTGGTGCGTCCGGACGGCACCATCCTGCTCGGCACCGAGGACGCCGGCGTGCTGCGCAGCTCCGATCGCGGGGAGAGCTGGACGGCCAGCAACGAAGGGTTCTCCGAGCGCTTCGTGACCCGCATGCTGTTCGACGACGCGTCGAACCGGCTGCTGATCGCGGTGCGCGGCGATGCGCGCCACGGCGGCGTCTTTGCTTCGTCCGGAGTGCGAGGACCCTGGACACGGTTGGCCGAAGGGCTGGAAGGACGGCAGGTGCTTTCGCTGGCGGTGCTGGGAGGCACGCTGTTCGCAGGCACGGACCAGGGCATCTTCGCGCGCGGGCCTCGGGCGACCATCTGGACCCCCATGCCCATGCGCCTGGGGAAGAGCGCCTCGAGTCCACGCGTCACCGAGCTGATCGCACAGCGGCCGGACGGGCTGCTGGCCGCGACCTCTCAGGGGATCGCCAGGACCCGGGACGGGCGACAGTGGACCCAGCCGGCGATCGACACCGGCGAGGAGATACAGGCTCTCGCGGTGTCGCCGCGGGAGCCTGACCTCGTCCTGGCGGCGACGTCGCGTGGATTCTTCCGCAGCACCGACGCTGGCGCCACCTGGAGATTCGTCTCGGCCCGATTGAAGGGCATCACCCCGCACGAGATCGCGTTCCTGCCGACCGACGATCGGGTGCTGTTCGCGACGACGTCGGCAGGGCTCTACCGCTCGGACGACCAGGGCGAGACCTGGCGGCAGGTGGGGGGAGGGATTCCGCACAGCGATCTGGTGGGCATCGCGATCCATCCCGATGGCCGCACGATGTGGGTGGCTGATTTCACCTGGGGCGGAATCTTCCGCAGCACGGATGTGGGTGAAAGCTGGAAGCGAATGCCGGTGGAAGGGCTCGCCTCCGACCGTGTGTGGACGATGGGCTTCGATCCGGGCACGCCCGATTGGCTGCTGGTGGGCGCTTCGTCCGGCGGATTGCACCTGCTCGTATCCCCCTGA
- a CDS encoding phosphatase PAP2 family protein: MDFPSFVAERARHRACAVVLALAAALLPSSAFAIAEASLPLASRFSQVLTVDAYASSDSVVDAWGVPEAIESPAVVTPERHRAFSDLKPARDIGRGLGVLASDTRAVFAAPFHMNRGDLMWTLGTVAVAGALYSQDQQVLDALDRNSENDVLHAAIEPGRALEKLGYIGSTAPYYAAGLTIGYVMRWDPVTEMTAEVLESHFIAGIVRNILEGAVGRSRPRSGKGPREFTFRKGDSFPSGHASVVFEVATVAAHHTRSIPLRVLYYAIATSVSLQRVDSFSHWPSDIFVGAVIGTAVARAIVRRHDEAKRAPAPSRPAAPPASAPASSSTTRPLVD; this comes from the coding sequence ATGGACTTTCCGAGTTTCGTGGCGGAGCGTGCGCGTCATCGTGCGTGCGCCGTCGTCCTCGCGCTGGCGGCGGCGCTGCTTCCATCATCCGCCTTCGCCATCGCCGAGGCGTCGTTGCCCCTGGCCAGCCGCTTCTCGCAAGTGCTCACCGTGGACGCCTACGCATCCAGTGACTCGGTCGTGGACGCCTGGGGCGTGCCCGAAGCGATCGAATCCCCTGCCGTGGTGACTCCGGAGCGCCACCGCGCATTCAGCGATCTCAAGCCGGCGCGCGACATCGGCCGCGGTCTTGGCGTGCTCGCGTCCGACACGCGCGCCGTCTTCGCCGCTCCTTTCCACATGAACCGCGGGGACCTCATGTGGACGCTCGGGACCGTGGCGGTGGCGGGCGCCCTCTACTCACAGGACCAGCAGGTGCTCGATGCCTTAGACAGGAATTCCGAGAACGATGTGTTGCACGCCGCGATCGAGCCGGGCCGCGCGCTCGAGAAGCTCGGCTACATCGGCAGCACGGCACCGTACTACGCCGCTGGGCTCACGATCGGCTACGTCATGCGCTGGGACCCCGTGACCGAGATGACGGCGGAGGTCCTGGAGTCGCACTTCATCGCCGGCATCGTGCGTAACATTCTCGAAGGGGCGGTCGGCCGTTCACGGCCCCGTTCGGGGAAGGGTCCGCGCGAGTTCACCTTCCGCAAGGGAGATTCGTTCCCTTCGGGCCATGCCTCGGTGGTTTTCGAGGTGGCGACGGTCGCCGCCCATCACACCCGCTCGATTCCGCTGCGCGTCCTGTACTACGCGATCGCGACCAGCGTCTCGCTCCAGCGCGTGGACTCCTTCTCGCACTGGCCTTCGGACATCTTCGTGGGGGCGGTGATCGGAACCGCGGTGGCCCGCGCCATCGTGCGCCGGCACGACGAGGCGAAGCGGGCGCCCGCTCCTTCACGCCCGGCAGCGCCGCCAGCCTCGGCGCCGGCGTCCAGCTCGACCACGCGTCCTCTGGTCGACTGA
- a CDS encoding ATP-dependent DNA ligase, with protein sequence MRLPFPPPIAPMLSSPAPALPEGEGWQFEPKWDGFRTLVFRDGAELMLQSRDEKPMNRYFPELIEPLLKALPERCVIDGEVVIVGEEGLDFEALLLRIHPAESRVRLLASQMPASFVVWDLLALGDEDLRDAPLAERRQRLEQALGRAEPPLHLSPVTRDRALAEDWFRRFEGAGLDGVMAKRLDEPYRPGERTMIKIKHKRTADCVVAGFRWHKNGEGRRVGSLLLGLFDEDGTLHHVGVTAAFSNVVRERLVKELAPLRERALEGHPWRGWAEAQLQASARGQRLPGATSRWNRGKDLSWEPLRPERVCEVSYDHMQGSRFRHAAQFVRWRPDKEPRECRYDQLEVTPPYELERVFGGRDDRGRAEAKGRGVGRKPRHGS encoded by the coding sequence ATGCGCTTGCCATTCCCTCCACCCATCGCGCCGATGCTGTCGAGTCCGGCGCCCGCGCTGCCCGAAGGCGAGGGCTGGCAGTTCGAGCCCAAGTGGGACGGCTTCCGCACGCTGGTGTTCCGTGATGGCGCCGAGCTCATGTTGCAGAGCCGGGACGAGAAGCCCATGAACCGCTACTTCCCGGAGCTGATCGAGCCTCTTCTGAAAGCGCTCCCCGAGCGCTGCGTGATCGACGGTGAAGTCGTCATCGTGGGGGAGGAGGGCCTCGACTTCGAGGCGCTGCTGCTGCGGATCCATCCCGCCGAATCCCGCGTCCGGCTGCTGGCGTCGCAGATGCCCGCTTCGTTCGTGGTCTGGGACCTGCTCGCGCTCGGCGACGAGGATCTTCGCGACGCGCCGCTCGCCGAACGCAGGCAGCGCCTCGAGCAGGCGCTCGGGCGCGCCGAGCCGCCGCTGCATCTGTCGCCCGTGACGCGTGACCGCGCGCTCGCCGAGGACTGGTTCCGCCGCTTCGAAGGCGCCGGTCTCGACGGCGTGATGGCCAAGCGCCTCGACGAGCCCTACCGGCCCGGCGAGCGCACCATGATCAAGATCAAGCACAAGCGCACCGCGGACTGCGTGGTGGCCGGCTTCCGCTGGCACAAGAACGGCGAAGGCCGTCGTGTCGGCTCGCTGTTGCTCGGGCTCTTCGATGAAGACGGGACCCTGCACCACGTGGGCGTGACCGCCGCGTTCTCGAACGTGGTGCGCGAGCGTCTGGTGAAGGAGCTGGCTCCGCTCCGCGAACGCGCGCTCGAGGGCCATCCCTGGCGCGGCTGGGCCGAAGCCCAGCTCCAGGCCAGCGCGCGAGGCCAGCGCCTGCCTGGCGCCACCAGCCGATGGAATCGCGGCAAGGACCTGAGCTGGGAGCCCCTGCGTCCCGAGCGCGTGTGCGAGGTCTCCTACGACCACATGCAGGGAAGCCGTTTCCGCCACGCCGCGCAGTTCGTGCGCTGGCGTCCCGACAAGGAGCCCCGCGAGTGCCGCTACGATCAGCTCGAGGTCACGCCGCCCTACGAGCTGGAGCGTGTCTTCGGCGGCCGCGACGATCGCGGCCGCGCGGAGGCCAAAGGGCGCGGAGTCGGCCGAAAGCCTCGCCACGGATCGTAA
- a CDS encoding choice-of-anchor D domain-containing protein, whose product MSRSPSSQPARRSRLSWLLLTGLGFMLVVAACGDLETPAFVDCTVAPDTLDFGDVTLGGSADRTFSVTNAGSEALDATIRPTCSDFAMVGSSSITVPRGESRTFTMRFSPKATGPRPCRISIGDCGVLTTQGRGLPGSSGCDVEPASLAFGTVTVGSTEDLTFTITNTGDSQLSGTVEESCPEFSLVGSTDYDLAPNEDATFTARFAPTSGGPKSCTIDTQGLCADVSVSGTGQAPAEPLCSVSVESLSFGTVTVGETATRTFTITNAGSGTLTGNVSESCSDFSIVGTSTYSLGAGQVATFTVRFAPTSEGLKSCTIDTQGLCADVSVSGTGQTPQAEPLCSVSVDSLSFGTVTVGETATRTFTITNAGGGTITGNVSESCSNFSIVGTSSYSLAAGQIATFTVRFAPLVAGSQTCTIATGSSCDPVTARGTGGALPTPSCQLDSTSIDFGDVTVGQVSSRQVRVTNTGSGILAGSLSESCSSYSILGTTSYSLASLESATFTLQFAPTATGDFTCTVDAGAACGTITLRGSGVPPPECELSDTDYDFGEVEIGKHKDHAFDIRNVGGGQLCGTATESCESFAIQGGASYCAIPGTPFRLRIRFQPTATGSFQCTVNPGAGCPPITVRGVGRGQ is encoded by the coding sequence ATGTCCAGGTCCCCCTCCTCACAGCCCGCTCGGCGAAGCCGCCTCTCCTGGCTCCTCCTCACCGGCCTGGGCTTCATGCTCGTCGTGGCCGCGTGCGGCGATCTCGAGACTCCGGCGTTCGTCGACTGCACGGTCGCCCCGGATACGCTCGACTTCGGCGACGTCACGCTGGGCGGCTCGGCCGACCGCACGTTCAGCGTGACCAACGCAGGCAGCGAGGCGCTCGATGCCACGATCCGGCCCACGTGCAGCGACTTCGCGATGGTCGGCAGCTCCAGCATCACGGTCCCCAGGGGCGAGTCGCGCACGTTCACGATGCGGTTCTCCCCCAAGGCGACGGGTCCTCGGCCGTGCCGGATCTCGATCGGGGACTGCGGCGTGCTGACGACCCAGGGCCGGGGCCTGCCGGGCAGCTCCGGGTGCGACGTCGAGCCGGCGAGTCTCGCGTTCGGCACCGTCACCGTGGGATCGACCGAGGATCTCACGTTCACCATCACCAACACGGGCGATAGCCAGCTCTCGGGCACCGTCGAGGAGAGCTGTCCGGAGTTCTCGCTGGTGGGAAGCACGGACTATGACCTCGCCCCCAACGAGGACGCGACCTTCACCGCGCGCTTCGCTCCCACGAGCGGGGGCCCCAAGAGCTGCACCATCGACACGCAGGGGCTGTGCGCCGACGTGAGCGTGAGCGGAACCGGTCAGGCTCCGGCCGAGCCGTTGTGCTCGGTCTCGGTCGAGTCACTGTCGTTCGGCACCGTGACCGTTGGCGAGACTGCGACCCGCACCTTCACCATCACCAACGCGGGCTCAGGAACCTTGACCGGGAACGTCTCGGAGAGTTGCTCCGACTTCTCGATCGTCGGCACGTCGACCTACTCGCTGGGCGCCGGACAGGTTGCCACGTTCACCGTGCGCTTCGCTCCCACGAGCGAGGGCCTCAAGAGCTGCACCATCGACACGCAGGGATTGTGCGCCGATGTGAGCGTGAGCGGAACCGGACAGACTCCGCAGGCCGAACCGTTGTGCTCGGTCTCGGTCGATTCGTTGTCCTTCGGCACCGTGACCGTTGGCGAGACCGCGACTCGCACTTTCACCATCACCAACGCCGGCGGTGGAACGATCACCGGGAACGTCTCGGAGAGCTGCTCCAATTTCTCGATCGTCGGCACATCGAGCTATTCGCTGGCTGCCGGCCAGATCGCCACCTTCACGGTGCGCTTCGCGCCTCTCGTCGCCGGTAGCCAGACCTGCACGATCGCGACCGGAAGCAGCTGCGATCCCGTGACGGCGAGGGGAACGGGTGGGGCCTTGCCGACGCCGAGCTGCCAACTCGACTCCACCAGCATCGATTTCGGCGACGTGACCGTGGGCCAGGTCTCGAGCCGCCAGGTGCGGGTGACCAATACGGGATCCGGAATCCTCGCGGGGTCCTTGTCCGAATCCTGCTCCAGCTACTCGATCCTCGGAACGACCTCCTATAGTTTGGCCTCGCTGGAGTCCGCCACGTTCACCCTGCAATTCGCGCCCACAGCGACGGGGGACTTCACGTGCACCGTCGACGCGGGCGCGGCGTGCGGGACCATCACCCTTCGAGGAAGCGGCGTGCCTCCGCCCGAGTGCGAGCTGTCGGACACCGATTACGACTTCGGTGAGGTGGAGATCGGCAAGCACAAGGACCATGCATTCGACATTCGCAACGTGGGCGGCGGCCAGCTCTGCGGCACCGCGACGGAGAGCTGTGAGAGCTTCGCGATCCAGGGTGGCGCGAGCTATTGCGCCATTCCAGGCACACCTTTCCGGCTCCGGATTCGCTTCCAGCCGACCGCCACGGGCTCCTTCCAATGCACGGTGAATCCCGGAGCGGGCTGCCCGCCGATCACGGTGCGCGGAGTCGGCCGGGGGCAGTAG
- a CDS encoding CPBP family intramembrane glutamic endopeptidase has translation MRDSYDDSAGGRLLVLFVIVGLVLQPGLKALARTVGLGGQDWIPLLIIIVLAAAAILGVRLFARARLGAIGLHRWAEWTLREKLYLWTVTPLAAVAFSIVFRDHLARLVAVHGWSGFFLLTLPTGLLWGAIQEFLYRGLLQTELVRRLGAIAGVLIANLVFCFGPLHFYHLRLGTGEAPRWGMLAAIFGIGLFFGILYRRSGNLWLPAIFHGIWPPNLS, from the coding sequence GTGCGCGACAGCTACGACGACTCCGCGGGCGGCCGGCTGCTCGTGCTGTTCGTGATCGTCGGCCTCGTCCTGCAACCCGGCCTCAAGGCACTCGCGCGAACGGTGGGTCTCGGCGGTCAGGACTGGATTCCACTCCTCATCATCATCGTGCTGGCGGCGGCGGCCATCCTCGGTGTTCGCCTCTTCGCACGCGCTCGCCTCGGCGCGATCGGCCTCCACCGGTGGGCAGAGTGGACGCTGCGCGAGAAGCTCTATCTATGGACGGTCACACCACTCGCGGCGGTCGCTTTCAGCATCGTGTTTCGCGACCATCTGGCTCGTCTGGTCGCGGTCCATGGCTGGAGCGGGTTCTTCCTCCTCACGCTCCCGACCGGGCTCTTGTGGGGTGCGATCCAGGAGTTCCTTTATCGCGGGCTTCTCCAGACCGAGCTGGTCCGGCGTCTCGGAGCGATCGCCGGCGTGCTCATCGCCAACCTGGTGTTCTGCTTCGGTCCTCTGCACTTCTATCATCTGCGGCTTGGAACCGGCGAAGCCCCGCGATGGGGAATGTTGGCGGCGATCTTCGGCATCGGGCTCTTCTTCGGCATCCTCTACCGGCGCTCGGGCAATCTCTGGCTCCCCGCGATCTTCCACGGCATTTGGCCGCCGAATCTATCCTGA
- the ligD gene encoding non-homologous end-joining DNA ligase — MAKPPQTIVEAAGREVVITNPDKIYFPKAGYTKLDLVRYYAAVSEGALRGIAGRPIVLNRYVNGIESQAFFQKRAPEKHPEWIETVELRFPSGRTARELVIRDSAQLLWIANLGCIDLNPHPVRADDLEHPDELRIDLDPGPGVAWDDVRQVALVVRDVLEETGLVGWPKTSGSRGMHVNVRIERRWSFTQVRRAALALAREVEGRAPERATSKWWKEERHGVFLDYNQNAKDRTVASAWSVRPTADARVSMPLHWEEVADVDPSAFTLATAPRRFAERGDAAENIDDAAGSLDALLALSAAQESEGLGDAPWPPHYRKQEGEAPRVAPSRAKGARKPSSSEGGKGSGRRQPKHPLITVAKAEHKAEALAGLERWKTRHPEAAAALAVDDVLVDAMRGRSSTWTRIRLNLRHVPEELRPKEEAPDPDYDPWRGFRPTPRPLASARPRSSRPPKTRSSS, encoded by the coding sequence ATGGCGAAGCCACCCCAGACGATCGTCGAGGCCGCGGGCCGCGAGGTCGTCATCACCAATCCCGACAAGATCTACTTTCCCAAGGCGGGCTACACCAAGCTCGACCTGGTGCGCTACTACGCCGCGGTGTCGGAAGGCGCGCTGCGCGGTATCGCCGGGCGCCCGATCGTGCTCAACCGATACGTGAATGGGATCGAATCCCAGGCCTTCTTCCAGAAGCGCGCGCCCGAGAAGCATCCGGAATGGATCGAGACGGTCGAGCTGCGCTTCCCGTCGGGCCGGACGGCGCGCGAGCTGGTGATCCGCGACAGCGCCCAGCTCCTATGGATCGCGAATCTCGGATGCATCGATCTCAATCCCCATCCGGTGCGCGCGGATGATCTCGAGCATCCGGACGAGCTGCGCATCGATCTCGATCCAGGTCCTGGTGTGGCCTGGGACGACGTGAGGCAGGTCGCCCTCGTGGTGCGCGACGTGCTGGAGGAGACCGGGCTGGTGGGCTGGCCGAAGACGTCGGGCTCGCGCGGCATGCACGTGAACGTACGCATCGAACGGCGGTGGAGCTTCACGCAGGTGCGGCGCGCCGCTCTGGCGCTGGCGCGCGAAGTCGAGGGCCGCGCGCCCGAGCGCGCGACCAGCAAGTGGTGGAAAGAAGAGCGCCACGGCGTATTCCTCGACTACAACCAGAACGCCAAGGACCGCACCGTGGCTTCGGCCTGGTCGGTGCGGCCCACGGCCGACGCGCGGGTCTCCATGCCGCTCCACTGGGAGGAAGTGGCGGACGTGGATCCATCCGCCTTCACGCTGGCGACCGCGCCGCGACGATTCGCGGAGCGCGGCGACGCCGCGGAGAACATCGACGACGCCGCGGGGTCCCTGGATGCCCTGCTCGCGCTCTCTGCCGCCCAGGAGTCGGAAGGCCTCGGCGACGCGCCATGGCCTCCGCATTACCGGAAGCAGGAAGGCGAAGCCCCGCGCGTGGCGCCCTCTCGCGCAAAGGGCGCGCGGAAGCCGTCTTCGAGCGAGGGAGGAAAGGGCAGCGGGCGGCGCCAACCGAAGCATCCGCTCATCACGGTGGCGAAAGCCGAGCACAAGGCGGAGGCCCTCGCGGGACTCGAGCGCTGGAAGACACGGCATCCTGAAGCCGCGGCGGCGCTGGCGGTGGACGACGTTCTGGTCGACGCGATGCGCGGCCGCTCGAGCACCTGGACCCGCATCCGGCTCAATCTGCGGCACGTCCCCGAAGAGCTCAGGCCCAAGGAAGAGGCGCCCGACCCCGATTACGATCCGTGGCGAGGCTTTCGGCCGACTCCGCGCCCTTTGGCCTCCGCGCGGCCGCGATCGTCGCGGCCGCCGAAGACACGCTCCAGCTCGTAG
- a CDS encoding protein-L-isoaspartate(D-aspartate) O-methyltransferase, translated as MRGWTWNRALVFLTIAVAAPAANGCTSRAATPGDSLESQRAALVRSIEANGVRDSVTLAALRAVPRHEFVPEAYRRYAYLDRPLPIGHEQTISQPYIVAFMTEAIRPRRGLKVLEIGTGSGYQAAVLAQTGARVWSIEIIRALADEARARLEHLGYRDIHVRHGDGYRGWPEEAPFDAILLTAAPDSVPSALIEQLGPGGRLVAPIGPEGEDQELVLVEKDARGVPSRRVLLPVRFVPMRKDVR; from the coding sequence ATGCGCGGCTGGACGTGGAATCGAGCGCTGGTTTTCCTGACGATCGCCGTGGCGGCGCCGGCCGCGAACGGATGCACCTCGCGCGCCGCCACGCCGGGCGACAGCCTCGAATCGCAGCGCGCCGCCCTGGTCCGCTCGATCGAAGCCAACGGCGTGCGCGACTCGGTGACGCTCGCGGCCCTGCGCGCGGTGCCGCGCCACGAGTTCGTGCCCGAGGCGTATCGCCGTTACGCCTACCTCGACCGGCCGCTACCGATTGGGCACGAGCAAACGATCTCGCAGCCGTACATCGTCGCGTTCATGACCGAGGCCATCCGTCCCCGGCGCGGCCTCAAGGTGCTGGAGATCGGGACGGGCTCGGGCTACCAGGCCGCGGTGCTGGCCCAGACCGGCGCGCGCGTATGGAGCATCGAGATCATTCGTGCGCTGGCCGATGAGGCGCGTGCGAGGCTAGAGCACCTCGGCTATCGCGACATCCACGTGCGTCACGGTGACGGCTATCGCGGTTGGCCCGAGGAGGCGCCCTTCGATGCCATCCTGCTCACGGCCGCGCCGGATTCCGTGCCCTCGGCTCTGATCGAGCAGCTCGGACCTGGAGGCCGGCTGGTTGCGCCCATCGGTCCGGAAGGGGAGGACCAGGAGCTGGTGCTGGTGGAGAAGGACGCGCGCGGCGTGCCGAGCCGGCGCGTCCTTCTCCCCGTGCGCTTCGTGCCGATGCGAAAAGACGTGCGCTAG